TGTCGGGGTCGAGGAGCAGCTCGATGCGCTCCCGGGCGAGCAGCTTGCCGCGCTTGCGGTGCCGTTGGACGTACTTCTCGCCTCCGCCCGCGAGCGCCTTGGCGTGTTCGGCGGTCAGCTGGTCCAGCTTCGCGAGCATGGCCTCGCGGTTCGTCCGGTAGTCGGGTCCGGTCGTGTCGAGGGTGGTCTGCAGGATCGTCACAGCAGAGACTCCGGGATGTCCAGGTGGCGGGAGCGCAGCCATTCGCCGAGGGCCTTGGCCTGCGGATCGAAGCGGTGCTGCGCGGCGACGCCCTCGCCGAGGATGCCCTCGACGACGAAGTTCAGGGCGCGGAGGTGGGGAAGGTCGTGCCGGACGACGTTCAACTCCCGTGTCTCCGGAAGGAGTTCGCGGAGTCGGTCCACGGTGAGGGTGTGGGCGAGCCATCGCCAGGCCTCGTCCGTCCGGGCCCAGACCCCGATGTTGGCGTTGCCGCCCTTGTCGCCGCTGCGGGCACCGGCGATCAGGCCGAGGGGGGCCCGGCGGGTGGGGCCTTCCGGCAGCGGTTCGGGCAGGGGTGGTGTCGGTGGATGGTCGAGTACGGCGGTCTCCTGGGCCGGGGCCACGGGGACTCGTCGGCCGTCGTGGAGGACGGCCACATGGTTGACGGCTCCATGGGGGACGTACACATCCTCGAAGACCCCATAGGGCGAGCCCTTGCCGGGTGGTGCCAGCACGTGGAACCCGGGGTAGCTGGCCAGGGCCAGTTCTACGGCGGCCCCGCTGAGCGCGCGTCCGACGATCTCCTGGTTCGTGTCCCGGACGACCAGACGCAGCAGGGCGCTGGCGGTCTCCTCCGTCCCGGCGTCGGGGCGGTCGGTGCGGACCAGGTCCCAGTCGACGTGGGCGGCCTTGGCGAGGGCGGGGCTCATCTGCTCCCGCACCAGCGCGGCCTTGGCCTCGATGTCCAGGCCGGTCAACACGAAGGTGACCTCGTTGCGGAAGCCGCCGAGGCGGTTGAGACCGACCTTGAGGGTGGGCGGCGGGGCCTCGCCGTGCACGCCGGAGATCCGGACGCGGTCGGGGCCGTCCTGGGTGAGCCGGACCGTGTCGAGGCGGGCGGTGACGTCGGGGCCCGCGTACCGGGCGCCCTGGGTCTCGTAGAGCAGCTGGGCCGTCACCGTGCCGACGTCCACGAAGCCGCCGGTGCCGGGGTGCTTGGTGATGACGGCGGTGCCGTCCTCGTGGAGTTCGGCGAGGGGGAAGCCGGGCCTTCTCAGATCGTGCCGGCCCTCGCTGAAGAAGGCGTAGTTGCCGCCGGTCGCCTGGGTCCCGCACTCCAGGACGTGGCCGGCGACGACGGCCCCGGCGAGCCGGTCGTGGTCCGTCGGCGACCAGCCGAAGTGGGCGGCGGCGGGCCCGGTGACCAGGGCCGCGTCCGTCACCCGCCCCGTGACCACGACGTCGGCGCCCTCCCGCAGACAGGCCGCGATGCCGAAGCCGCCGAGGTAGGCGTGGGCGGCGAGCGCGCCCGGGTGTCCCGGGGTGAGGTCGTCGCCCTCGACATGGGCGACCCGGACCGGCAGGCCCAGGCGTTCGGCCAACTCCCTTATGCGGTCCGCGAGTCCGGATGGGTTGAGGCCGCCCGCGTTGGCGACGATCCGCACGCCCCGTTCGTGCGCGAGGCCGAGGCACTCCTCGAGCTGGCGCAGGAAGGTGCGGGCGTATCCGGCCCCGGGGTCCTTCAGCCGGTCCCGGCCCAGGATGAGCATGGTCAGCTCGGCGAGGTAGTCGCCGGTGAGGACGTCGAGTTCGCCGCCGGTGAGCATCTCGCGCATCGCGTCGAAGCGGTCGCCGTAGAAGCCGGAGGCGTTGCCTATGCGCAGGGTCATCCGGCGGTCCCCTTCGGCGGGCGGCCCTTGCCCGGCGGACCTGCGAAGGCCTGGGCGATGTCGAGCCACCGGTCGGCGTCCTCGCCCTCCGCGCGCAGGGCGAGGTCGGCGCGGTGGGCCCGCTGGGTGACCAGGAGGCAGAGGTCGAGGGCGGGACCGGTGACGCGGTCGGTGGCGTTCTCGGGGCCGAAGGTCCACAACTCGCCGGAAGGTACGGTGAGTTCGATGCGGAACTCCTCGAACGGCGGGGTCAGTCCGTGGACTCCGAAGGCGAAGTCGCGGGTGCGGACGCCGAGGCGGACGATGTGCCGGATCCGGTCGGTGGGGGTGCGGGTCACGCCCAGGGCGTCCGCCACGTCCAGGCCGTGGGCCCAGGTCTCCATGAGGCGGGCGGTGGCCATGGAGGCGGTGGACATGGGCGGGCCGTACCAGGGGAAACGGGCGCCCTCGGGTGCCGCGCGCAGGGCCTCCGCGAGGTCCTCGCGTCCGGCCCGCCAGTAGGCGAGCAGTCGCGCCGGAGGCTTGCGGGCGCCCTCCTCGGCGCCCTCGTCCACGAAGTCCCCGGGTGCGGCCAGCGCCTTCTCGACCTCGCGGGAGAAGGCCTTCGGGTCGGTGACGGCCAGCAGGGAGGAGTGGTCGGTCCAGGCGAGGTGGGCGATCTGGTGGGCGACGGTCCAGCCGGCGGCGGGGGTCGCGAGCGCCCACTGCTCGGCGCTCAACCCGGCCACGAGCAGGTCGAGTTCCTCGCTCTCCGCGCACAGATCGTCGATGACGGGGGTGGGGTCGGCCATGGGGCGAGGATGGCAGCGGGGCTCAAAACAAGCAAGCATGCTTGCATTAATTCCCGCTCCACCTTCAGCGAAGGGCGCGGTGCCGGATGGCGCGAGCACTGGCAGTCGGCGGGCTCGGCCACCGCGGCGTACGCGGTGACCAGCATCGCCGTGCTCGTCCTGCACCTGGTGCGGTCGTCCCCCGGCCTGCCGACGGAACAGGCCGTCTACTCGGCGTGTCGGGCCTCGCGGGCGTGGGGCGCTTCGTGGCGCTGCGGGTGCACGTCTTCGCTGTGCGCCGGGACGGGACGGGGCCGCGGAAGCGGCGGGAGGCGGCGACCGCGTCGGTGCTGCTCACGGCATAGGGCTCGGACGGTCTCGCCGTGGCGGCCGTCGCCCTACACCGCGGCCAACTCACACCACACGAGCTTGCCCCGGTTGCCGTGTCCGGCCAGCGGGTGCCAGCCCCACAGATCGGCGCAGGCTCGGACCATCGCCAGGCCACGGCCCTCCTCCGCGTCGGTCATTACTTCCAACTCCCCCGGAGGTTCAGGGGGTTCGGGCTCGCGTCCCATGCGCCGATCCGCAGCACCCCCGCCGACCAGCGGATCCTGAGGGCGGCCGGGCCCTTTGTGTGGCGTACGGCGTTGGAGACCAGCTCCGTTGCGAGGAGCTCCGCCACGTCCACGACGCGGATCAGGCCGTGCATCGTCAGGATCAGGCGGAGGGTGCGGCGGCTCACGGTGACGGCTCGGGGATCGTTGGGGACGTGGAGGACGTACTCCCAGGGTTCGGGCTCGGCTTCGGGCATGCGGGTGACTCCGTTCGGGTGAGGGAGGTTCGACGGGCGGTGGCAGTGCCGCGGCCGTCATGGCAGGACGGGGCGGTGCGCTTCCGCAGAGTGTGCGTTGCGTCACTGACAGTAGGGCTATCATGTCATCCGGGGCAAGCCGGTCACGTAACCTGCCCCTCGAACGAGTCGCCCCACCAGGCGTGTTGAACCGAGGAGCAGTTGATGGTCCTGAGGCGCGAGCCCACGGCACGCCAGATGCGCTTGGCCACCGAACTCCGCAGACTCCGAGACGCGGCAGGGCTGTCGGCCGCCGAGGCGGCGGCGCTGATCGGGACGGGGCGAGTCCAGATCACTCACATCGAGACGGGCCTCACGGGCGTGAGCGAGCAGCGGCTGCGCAGCCTCGCGGCTCACTACCCCTGCACGGACGCCGAGTTCATCGACGCCCTGGTCGTGATGGCCACCGATCGCACACGCGGCTGGTGGGAGGAGTACCAGGGGCTGCTGCCCACGTCGTTCCTGGACCTGTCCGAACTGGAGCATCACGCCTCGTTCCGCTGGGACGTGGACTTCCTGCATGTACCGGGCCTTCTCCAGACGGAGGACTACGCGCGGGCGATCTTCTCCCGCCGCATCCCGGAACTCCCCCTTCAGGACCTGGAGTTGCGCGTCAGGCATCGGATGCAGCGACGGGCTGTCCTCGATTCTCCGCAGCCGATCCCGTACGAGGCCGTGATCCACGAGGCGGCACTGCGCATCAGGGTCGGTGGCCGGGCCGCCTCACGGGCGCAGCTGGCCCACATCCTGGAACTCTCCGAGTCCGAGCACGTCACCGTCCGGGTCATCCCCTTCGAGTTGGACGACTTTGCCGACGTCACCGCCGCCATGGTGTACGTCGGCGGTGCGGTCCCGAAGCTGGACACCGTGGTGCGCGACGGTCCTCACGGCACGCTTCTCATCGACTCCGAGGCACAGCTCGGCGTCTTTCGAGCGCTCTTCCATAGAGTTGAAGGCATGTCGCTCGACCCCGTGCGGTCGCGTGACCTCATCCACAGCCTGGCCAAAGAACTGTGAGGCACCCGATGACCATACTCGGCGACTGGAGGAAGTCCTCCTACTCCGGCAGCGGCGACGGCAACGCCTGCGTGGAGATAGCCCACCGCAACAGTCACATCGCCGTACGCGACTCCAAGCACCGCACCTACGCCACCCTCATCTTCCCCCGCACCGCTTTCGCCACCTTCATATCCGCCCTCAAGACACCCCGCTGAAATTCGCGCGCCCCCACCCCCACCCCCGCAGTACCGTCCTCCGGTGACCGACAACGACGGCTACTTCTCCGAACCCATCGCCGCGACCTACGACGACTCGACCGCGGACATGTTCGCCCCGGACGCCGTGGAGCCCGCGGTTGCGCTGCTCGCAGAGCTCGCCGGTGAAGGCCGGGCACTTGAACTCGGCATCGGTACCGGGCGGATCGCCCTGCCGTTGGCGGCGCGAGGTGTCGACGTGCACGGGATCGAGTTGTCCCGGGCGATGGCGAACCGGCTGCGGGACAAGCCCGGCGGGGACGCGGTCGGTGTGACCATCGGGGACTTCGCCACGGCCCGCGCGCCCGGCGACTTCACCCTCGCCTACCTCGTCTTCAACACGATCATGAATCTGACCACCCAGGACGCCCAGGTGGACTGCTTCCGCAATGTCGCCCGGCACCTAAAGCCCGGCGGGACCTTCGTCGTCGAGGTCATGGTTCCCGACCTGCGGAAACTGCCGCCCGGACAGAACACCGTCCCCTTCCACGTCGGCGACCACCGCCTCGGCTTCGACACCTACGACCTCGCCACCCAGGCCATGTCCTCCCACCACGTCAAGGTCACAAAGGACGGGCAGGGCTCCTTCTGGTCCATCCCGTTCCGGTATGTCTGGCCCGCCGAGCTCGACCTGATGGCCCGGCTGGCGGGCATGCGGCTGCGGGAGCGGTGGGAGGACTGGGGACGGAAGCCGTTCACCCACGACAGCCGTCAGCATGTCTCCGTGTGGGAGAAGGCCGCGGACTGATCGGGTTCCGGGTCAGCCGGAGCGGTCGTACAGCTCGGCATCCCTTCCGTCCGCGTCGTACAGCCGCGCGTACGTCCCGCCCCGCGTCCAGGGCGATTCCTAGGGAGTCCCTGGGTCGCCCCGCCCCACCTGCGTACGGACCGCTCCCATGCTCGCCGCGATCACGAGTGCGACGGCGAGCGCCTGGAGCGCGGACAGGGCCTGGTCGAGGATCAGGAAGCCCGCGAGGGCGGCCAGGGCCGGCTCCAGGCTCATGAGGATCGCGAAGGTGGAGGCGGGCAGGGTGCGCAGGGCGAGGAGTTCGAGGGTGTAGGGCAGGACGGAGGACATCAGGGCCACCGCCGCGCCGAGGCCCACGGTCACCGGGTCGAGGAGTTTCGTGCCCGACTCCGCGATGCCCAGCGGCAGGAAGGCCAGGGCGCCGACCGCCATCGCCAGGGCGAGGCCGTCGGCCTGCGGGAAGCGGCGGCCGGTGCGGGCGCTGAAGACGATGTACGCCGCCCACATGGCTCCCGCGCCCAGCGCGAAGGCGACACCGGCCGGGTCCAGGTCGCCGAAGTCGCCGCCGCCGAGGAGGAAGACACCGGCGAGCGCGAGCGCGGCCCAGACGGTGTTGACCGCGCGGCGGGAGGCGAGCACCGACAGGGCGAGGGGACCGAGGAACTCCAGGGTCACGGCGGCACCGAGGGAGATGCGGTCGACGGCCTGGTAGAAGAGGCCGTTCATCGCGGCCAGGGT
This portion of the Streptomyces canus genome encodes:
- a CDS encoding class I SAM-dependent DNA methyltransferase, encoding MTDNDGYFSEPIAATYDDSTADMFAPDAVEPAVALLAELAGEGRALELGIGTGRIALPLAARGVDVHGIELSRAMANRLRDKPGGDAVGVTIGDFATARAPGDFTLAYLVFNTIMNLTTQDAQVDCFRNVARHLKPGGTFVVEVMVPDLRKLPPGQNTVPFHVGDHRLGFDTYDLATQAMSSHHVKVTKDGQGSFWSIPFRYVWPAELDLMARLAGMRLRERWEDWGRKPFTHDSRQHVSVWEKAAD
- a CDS encoding acyclic terpene utilization AtuA family protein; translation: MTLRIGNASGFYGDRFDAMREMLTGGELDVLTGDYLAELTMLILGRDRLKDPGAGYARTFLRQLEECLGLAHERGVRIVANAGGLNPSGLADRIRELAERLGLPVRVAHVEGDDLTPGHPGALAAHAYLGGFGIAACLREGADVVVTGRVTDAALVTGPAAAHFGWSPTDHDRLAGAVVAGHVLECGTQATGGNYAFFSEGRHDLRRPGFPLAELHEDGTAVITKHPGTGGFVDVGTVTAQLLYETQGARYAGPDVTARLDTVRLTQDGPDRVRISGVHGEAPPPTLKVGLNRLGGFRNEVTFVLTGLDIEAKAALVREQMSPALAKAAHVDWDLVRTDRPDAGTEETASALLRLVVRDTNQEIVGRALSGAAVELALASYPGFHVLAPPGKGSPYGVFEDVYVPHGAVNHVAVLHDGRRVPVAPAQETAVLDHPPTPPLPEPLPEGPTRRAPLGLIAGARSGDKGGNANIGVWARTDEAWRWLAHTLTVDRLRELLPETRELNVVRHDLPHLRALNFVVEGILGEGVAAQHRFDPQAKALGEWLRSRHLDIPESLL
- a CDS encoding TIGR03084 family metal-binding protein, which produces MADPTPVIDDLCAESEELDLLVAGLSAEQWALATPAAGWTVAHQIAHLAWTDHSSLLAVTDPKAFSREVEKALAAPGDFVDEGAEEGARKPPARLLAYWRAGREDLAEALRAAPEGARFPWYGPPMSTASMATARLMETWAHGLDVADALGVTRTPTDRIRHIVRLGVRTRDFAFGVHGLTPPFEEFRIELTVPSGELWTFGPENATDRVTGPALDLCLLVTQRAHRADLALRAEGEDADRWLDIAQAFAGPPGKGRPPKGTAG
- a CDS encoding DUF5753 domain-containing protein, translating into MVLRREPTARQMRLATELRRLRDAAGLSAAEAAALIGTGRVQITHIETGLTGVSEQRLRSLAAHYPCTDAEFIDALVVMATDRTRGWWEEYQGLLPTSFLDLSELEHHASFRWDVDFLHVPGLLQTEDYARAIFSRRIPELPLQDLELRVRHRMQRRAVLDSPQPIPYEAVIHEAALRIRVGGRAASRAQLAHILELSESEHVTVRVIPFELDDFADVTAAMVYVGGAVPKLDTVVRDGPHGTLLIDSEAQLGVFRALFHRVEGMSLDPVRSRDLIHSLAKEL
- a CDS encoding DUF397 domain-containing protein; the protein is MTILGDWRKSSYSGSGDGNACVEIAHRNSHIAVRDSKHRTYATLIFPRTAFATFISALKTPR
- a CDS encoding EamA family transporter; translated protein: MTTSSSAPTSSPTSAATPLPGGPRRSSSLGPVGLVLAGGVSVQFGAALAVTLMPRAGALGVVTLRLLAAALVLLVLCRPRLRGHSRTDWGTVVVFGLTLAAMNGLFYQAVDRISLGAAVTLEFLGPLALSVLASRRAVNTVWAALALAGVFLLGGGDFGDLDPAGVAFALGAGAMWAAYIVFSARTGRRFPQADGLALAMAVGALAFLPLGIAESGTKLLDPVTVGLGAAVALMSSVLPYTLELLALRTLPASTFAILMSLEPALAALAGFLILDQALSALQALAVALVIAASMGAVRTQVGRGDPGTP